The Clostridium botulinum BKT015925 genome includes the window TTTAAACTTTTGGAAAAATTAACAAACTGATTAACACTTGCGTTTATTTCTTCTGAACTTGCAGCATTTTGCTGGCAATAATTTTCTACTTTATAAGACATATCATGTATATTTTTAAACGCATTAATATTATTTTGACCAAGCCATAATAATTGTTGTGAATTAAATGCAATTTCTTCAGAAGCTGTTAGTATAAAATCTTTTAACTGTTTATCTTCTTGTATATTTACAATATCATTTTCAGAAATATTTTTAATTACCCCCTCTTCATCTGTACAAACTGATTTTGTTGCTAAACACAAAATCAAAATATTAGCTATACTTATAATTATTCCGTCAACCCTATTATGATACATAGCATAATATAAAACTAAATTTATAACCACTGATGCAATTATAAATATAAGGATTTTTTTGTGTTTTTTCATAGGTTATTCTCCTTTAAAAACTAAAGACAAATCCCATATTTATAGAGATTTGCCTTTAGTGAAATATATTAATTTAGCTTATTATTTTTCCCAACCTTGAGCTCTACCAACAGCTTTATGCCATCCGTTGATAATATCTATTCTCTTTATATCTTCCATCTTAGGTGAGAATGTTTGAGAAGGTTTAACACTCTTAGATAAATCTTCAACATCTTTCCAATATCCTACTGCAAGTCCTGCAAGATAAGCAGCTCCTAATGCTGTTGTTTCAATAACTTCTGGTCTTACAACCGGTTTATTTAATACATCAGATTGGAATTGCATTAAGAAGTTATTAGCGCAAGCTCCTCCATCTACTTTTAATGTTTTTAAGCTTGTTCCTGCATCTTCTTCCATAGCCTTTAATACATCATAAGTTTGATATGCCATAGATTCTAATGCAGCTCTTATAAAGTGTTCTTTTTTAGCTCCTCTAGTAAGTCCAACTACAGTTCCCCTTGCATAAGCATCCCAATATGGTGCTCCAAGACCAACGAAAGCTGGTACTAAATATACTCCATTAGAGTCTTCAACATCTAATGCATATCTTTCTGATTCTGATGCTTTTCTTATCATTCTTAATTCATCACGTAGCCATTGAATTACAGCTCCACCTATGAATATACTTCCTTCTAATGCATATTCAATCTTTCCAGCATATGAAGCAGCCATTGTTGTAAGAAGTCCATTTTTAGATTCTACTGCTGTATTTCCAGTATTCATTAATAGGAAGCAACCTGTTCCATAAGTGTTTTTAGCCATACCTTCTTTACAACAAAGTTGTCCGAATAATGCTGCTTGTTGGTCACCAGCATCCCCTGATATTGGAACTGGAGCGCCAAATATTAATTCATCAGTTTCTCCATATACACAACTTGAAGGTTTAACTTCTGGAAGCATTGATTTAGGAATACCTAATTCTTCTAAGATTTCATCGTCCCATTTTAATTCATGTATGTTATATAACATAGTTCTTGAAGCATTTGTATGATCTGTTACATGAACTTTTCCTTTAGTTAAGTTCCAGATTAACCAAGTATCTATGTTACCAAATATTAATTCGCCTTTTTCAGCTTGTTCTTTTGCGCCAGGCACATTATCTAGTATCCATTTGATTTTTGTTCCAGAGAAGTAAGCGTCTAAAATAAGTCCAGTCTTTTCTTTTACTTTTTTATCGAATCCTTTTTCTCTTAATGTATCACAATATCCAGCTGTTCTTCTGCATTGCCATACTATAGCATTGTATACTGGAACTCCTGTAATCTTGTTCCATACTACTGTAGTTTCCCTTTGATTTGTAATACCAATACCTGCAAGATCTGTTCCATAAAGTCCTGCACCTGCTAATGCTTCTCTAGCAACACCTGCTTGAGTTCCCCATATTTCCATTGGATCATGTTCAACCCAACCAGCTTTTGGGTAAATTTGTTTAAACTCTTTTTGTGATACGGATACGATTTCACCCTGCTTATTAAATATTATACATCTTGAACTTGTTGTTCCTTGATCTAACGCCATTACATATTGTTGTTTTTCCATTACATATTCCTCCCTTTCTCTACTCTCCAAAGGTCTAGATATAATTTATTTTCTAAATCTTATCTATTTTTAAATAAAAATTTAACATATTTATACTATTAATGCTTATTTAAATTATTAAATATTATTCCTGTCATTATCAATAAAAACTTTATTAATTAAAAATTCTTAACTACTATACACTGATCAATTACTAAGCTACAAATACAGCTTTAAATAAGAAAGCTCCAATTAATCCACCTATTATTGGTCCAACTACTGGAATCCAAGAATATCCCCAATCTGATCCGCCTTTTCCAGCTATAGGTAAGATAGCATGTGCTATACGAGGTCCTAAGTCTCTGGCAGGATTGATTGCATATCCTGTAGGTCCACCTAATGCAAGACCAATTACTAATATTACAAGTCCAACTGAATATACTCCAATTCCTGGTGCTTGATCAACTCTTGAAAGTCCTAAGATTGTAAATACAAGTACAAATGTTCCTATAATTTCTGTTATAAGATTTGAAGCACTGTTTCTAATTGCTGGCGCTGTACAAAATACTCCAAGTTTTACTGCTGGATCTTCTGTTTCACTCCAGTGTGGTAAATAAGTAATCCATACTAAGGCTGCTCCAAGCATTGCTCCTAACATTTGAGCTATTATATATGTTGGAACCATTCCCCAAGTTATTCCACCAAATCCTATTGCTGCAAAAGCTATTGTAACTGCTGGATTAAAGTGTGCTCCACTTATTGCTCCAAATATAAGTGCTGGAACTGCTACTGCTACTGCCCAAGATGTTGTTACAACTATCCAACCTCCATTTTGTCCCTTACTCTTGTTAAGTGCTACACTGGCAACTACACCGTCACCTAATAAGATAAGTAACATTGTTCCTAAAAATTCTGCCATAAATCTAGACATAAGTACATCCCCCTTATTTGTTTTTATTATTAATCCATATCCCCCTTTAATATGTTAGATATGGGCGAATAATCTTTTTACAAATTTGGTATATTATGTTTTGAAAACGTTTGTATGAATCGTTATTATAAATGGAGAAAAAGAGAACCATTATTAACCTATGGGGGTTACCCCACGTAATAATGGCTCTCTCATCTCCGCCAAATTTATTCGATTCTCAAATCTCTCACATTTTTCATACAATATACATTTTTCTTTTGCTTATGGTTATATTTTACTATATTTTCTTTTTTTTTGCAACAATTAGTTTACTTTTGCAACACTTTTTGTAGCAATTATATTAACACCTGTGCCAGCTATATCCTTTGCAACTACATCTCCAACTTTTATAGGTGCTGGTATAGTAACTCCTCTAAGTTCTTCTACACATTTAAATATTTTATCCTTTGGAATATCAGCTTCTGTTTTTACAGAAACAGCTGCAATTTCTCCACCTTGAACTTTAACAGATGATGTAACTATTCTTGTTGGATTAGTACATTCCTTTTCTGCATAAGTCTTTCCTCTTAAACAATTGTTACCTTTTACATCTACAACTTTGCCATCTTCTATAGTAACTTCTAATAAACAACCCATAGGGCATCCTATACATGTTAATTCTCTCATTTCACTCATGATATCCTACTCTCCTTCCACCTTAACAGTAATCTTCTTACAATTAGGATGTTTATCAAATAAAGCCTTTGTAAGTTTTACTGTTTCCATTTCTCCTGGAGCAATTATTCTTTTCTTTATGTGCATTTCTCTAACATCATCAAAATATACAGAAACATAACTATCTTTAAATACGTCTCCAACTCTAAATCTTACATCTACTAATTTTTCTATATTTTCAGGATCTATAACAGTTGGAACTGTGTATCTTGCACCTTCTGTTGCAACTAATTGAATTCCATCTTTGCTAAACTTTTTACCATTTAAGTATTTAGCAGCATTTTTACCTGCATTAATACTTTCTTCTGTAACAAAGTCAACTAGGTCATGTACATGTAGTACGTTTCCACATGCAAACACACCTTCAATATTAGTTTGAAGACTTTCATTAACTAATGGTCCACCAGTAACAGGTGATAGATTAACATCTGCTTTTGTAGATAATTCATTTTCTGGAACAAGTCCTACTGACAATAATAACGTATCACAAGGAATATATTCTTCTGTTTCCTTTATAGGCTTTCTATTTTCGTCTACTTTAGCTATACTAATACCTTCTAATCTATCTTTACCTTTTATGTTCGTAACAGTATGTGCTAATTTTAGAGGTATTCCAAAGTCATCTAAACATTGCACTATGTTTCTCTTAAGACCACCTGAATATGGCATAAGTTCTACAACAGCTTTAACTTTAGCACCTTCTAAAGTCATTCTTCTTGCCATTATAAGTCCGATATCTCCTGAACCAAGTATAACAACTTCTTTTCCTGGCATAAATCCATCAATATTTACGAACTTTTGAGCAGCACCTGCAGAATATATACCTGCACATCTACTTCCTGGTATATTTATTGCTCCTCTAGGTCTTTCACGACAACCCATAGCTAATATTATTGACTTAGCTTTTATTTCTACTAATCCATCTTCTTCATTAACTACTGTTATAACCTTGTCTTCACTTATATCTATAACCATAGTATTTAGTTTATATGGTATTTTCATTTCTTTTACTTTATCTGCAAATCTTTGTGCATATTCAGGTCCAGTAAGTTCTTCTTTAAAAGTATGAAGCCCAAATCCATTATGAATACATTGATTTAGTATACCACCTAAACAAGTATCTCTTTCTAATATTAAAATATCTTGTATTCCTTCTTCTCTTGCACCTATAGCAGCTGCAAGACCAGCAGGACCACCGCCTATAATTACTATATCATGTTCTCTCATTTTACAATCCTCCAAACTTTATAAATATGTTCTATGAGTGTACAATACTAAATTTCTTTGTCTTCTCCAATTAATAAGTTAGATTTTCCGCCAAATTTAGTTACCTCAGTTACTGGTATATTTAACTCTTTTGCTAAAATAGCAACTAATTTTGTAGAACAGAATCCTGATTGACATTTACCCATACCAGCTCTTGTTCTTCTCTTAATTCCATCTAAATCTTTAGCTCCAAGTGGTCTTCTTATAGCATTGATTATTTCACCTTCAGTAACTGTTTCACATCTACATACTATCTTTCCATAGCTTGGATCTTTAGCTACAAGAGCCTTTCTTTCTTCATTATTCATTTCTCTAAATTTAGGGATACCTTCTCTTATTGGGTTGAATTTCTCATTTTTAGCTGGCGATAATTTTTCTACAACTATCCCTTCAACCATTTCAGCTATTGCTGGAGCACTTGAAAGTCCTGGTGATTCTATACCAGCTACATTTATAAAGCCAGAAGCATCTTCTACTTCTCCTATTATAAAGTCATTTACTGTATCATGAGATCTAAGTCCTGAGAATGAAGTTATAACTTGTCTCATTGGAATTTGTCTAAATGTTTTTTTAGCTCTTTCTAATATATCATCTATTCCTTCTTGAGTAGTATCTACATCAGTTTTATCGTTTACATCTACTGCATTTGGTCCTATTAGTAAGTTACCATCTACTGTTGGACTTACAAGAACACCTTTACCCATTTTAGTTGGTAATTGGAATAAAGTTTTTGTTGCCATTGCTCCTGCAGCTTTGTCAAATAAGCAATATTCACCTTTTCTTGCTACTATCTCTATTTTATTTGCACTAA containing:
- the glpK gene encoding glycerol kinase GlpK, coding for MEKQQYVMALDQGTTSSRCIIFNKQGEIVSVSQKEFKQIYPKAGWVEHDPMEIWGTQAGVAREALAGAGLYGTDLAGIGITNQRETTVVWNKITGVPVYNAIVWQCRRTAGYCDTLREKGFDKKVKEKTGLILDAYFSGTKIKWILDNVPGAKEQAEKGELIFGNIDTWLIWNLTKGKVHVTDHTNASRTMLYNIHELKWDDEILEELGIPKSMLPEVKPSSCVYGETDELIFGAPVPISGDAGDQQAALFGQLCCKEGMAKNTYGTGCFLLMNTGNTAVESKNGLLTTMAASYAGKIEYALEGSIFIGGAVIQWLRDELRMIRKASESERYALDVEDSNGVYLVPAFVGLGAPYWDAYARGTVVGLTRGAKKEHFIRAALESMAYQTYDVLKAMEEDAGTSLKTLKVDGGACANNFLMQFQSDVLNKPVVRPEVIETTALGAAYLAGLAVGYWKDVEDLSKSVKPSQTFSPKMEDIKRIDIINGWHKAVGRAQGWEK
- a CDS encoding MIP/aquaporin family protein, whose amino-acid sequence is MSRFMAEFLGTMLLILLGDGVVASVALNKSKGQNGGWIVVTTSWAVAVAVPALIFGAISGAHFNPAVTIAFAAIGFGGITWGMVPTYIIAQMLGAMLGAALVWITYLPHWSETEDPAVKLGVFCTAPAIRNSASNLITEIIGTFVLVFTILGLSRVDQAPGIGVYSVGLVILVIGLALGGPTGYAINPARDLGPRIAHAILPIAGKGGSDWGYSWIPVVGPIIGGLIGAFLFKAVFVA
- a CDS encoding NAD(P)/FAD-dependent oxidoreductase is translated as MFDITIVGAGVIGCSIARELSKYDLKVCVLEKGPDVATGTSKANSGIVHGGHDATPGTLKAKLNVRGNEMFDKLVKELDFPFKRNGSLVLCFDESEKDGLQALLEKGKKNGVKNLEIIDKERILELEPNVNDDVVAALHVPTGGIVCPYEMTIAMAENAYTNGVEFKFETEVKNIVKKENGFTVETNKGNIETNLVINAAGLFSDELNNMVSANKIEIVARKGEYCLFDKAAGAMATKTLFQLPTKMGKGVLVSPTVDGNLLIGPNAVDVNDKTDVDTTQEGIDDILERAKKTFRQIPMRQVITSFSGLRSHDTVNDFIIGEVEDASGFINVAGIESPGLSSAPAIAEMVEGIVVEKLSPAKNEKFNPIREGIPKFREMNNEERKALVAKDPSYGKIVCRCETVTEGEIINAIRRPLGAKDLDGIKRRTRAGMGKCQSGFCSTKLVAILAKELNIPVTEVTKFGGKSNLLIGEDKEI
- a CDS encoding NAD(P)/FAD-dependent oxidoreductase, translated to MREHDIVIIGGGPAGLAAAIGAREEGIQDILILERDTCLGGILNQCIHNGFGLHTFKEELTGPEYAQRFADKVKEMKIPYKLNTMVIDISEDKVITVVNEEDGLVEIKAKSIILAMGCRERPRGAINIPGSRCAGIYSAGAAQKFVNIDGFMPGKEVVILGSGDIGLIMARRMTLEGAKVKAVVELMPYSGGLKRNIVQCLDDFGIPLKLAHTVTNIKGKDRLEGISIAKVDENRKPIKETEEYIPCDTLLLSVGLVPENELSTKADVNLSPVTGGPLVNESLQTNIEGVFACGNVLHVHDLVDFVTEESINAGKNAAKYLNGKKFSKDGIQLVATEGARYTVPTVIDPENIEKLVDVRFRVGDVFKDSYVSVYFDDVREMHIKKRIIAPGEMETVKLTKALFDKHPNCKKITVKVEGE
- a CDS encoding DUF1667 domain-containing protein — translated: MSEMRELTCIGCPMGCLLEVTIEDGKVVDVKGNNCLRGKTYAEKECTNPTRIVTSSVKVQGGEIAAVSVKTEADIPKDKIFKCVEELRGVTIPAPIKVGDVVAKDIAGTGVNIIATKSVAKVN